The sequence GCTACAGCAAAATTATTTCATGAGCAGGGGGCGAAAATTATAGCGGCAGATATTCAGGAACAGCACCTGCAAAAAGAATTTGGTGATGCAGCTAATTTCCCGAATATAAAAATAGAGAAACTGGACGTAAGTTCGCTAGAGCAATGGAATGATGTAGTGAAAAGAACGATAGAGAGTTATGGAACTATTGATATTCTGGTAAACAATGCTGCAATTCATTCTGCCGATACGGGGATATTGTCAACGACATTGGACTCTTGGAATCATTTGATGTTGATTAATTCAACAAGTGTCTTCTTGGGAACAAAGGCGGTTCTGCCTTATATGCAAAAATCGGGTGGTGGTTCTATTGTAAACGTTGCATCCGTTGCCGCGCTAGTAGGCGGAATGAACGCAGATGCAGGTGCTGCTGCATATAGTGCATCCAAAGGCTCTGTACGCTCTTTTAGTAAACATACAGCACAGCACTTTGCCAAAGATAAAATTCGATGTAATTCCGTTTATCCTGGCGGTGTCCTGACACCAATGATGATAAAAGGACTTGAAGCGGGTGGATTTTCAAATGAACAACTCTCTGGGACAGGGCCAATTCCATTGCCTCCACATGTTGCGCAACCGCATGACATAGCTTATGGAATTCTATATTTAGCTTCGGATGAAGCTAAATATGTTACAGGAACTGAATTGGTGATTGATGGAGGTTTTGTATCTCAATAAGGAATTTAAGGTTAAAACTAATTGTATATTAATATAGTTTTAGTTTGTAATTGTAAAAAAGGATATTGATTAAAAAATCAATATCCTTTTTATATTTTTAATTGATGCCTGGAGATGACAACTATAAAGCTTTACGATCAATGTGATTCTCGGTAAGAGGAAGGTGAAAAGCCGGTATTTTTCTTAAAATAAGTAGAAAAAGAGATTAAGGATTCAAATCCAAGTTCATAAGATATTTCTTTTATAGAATTATCTGAGAATTTAAGTTTTTGTTTAGCTTCCTGGATGACTTTTTGTTTAATGATATCTGAGGCAGTAATGTTTAGATGCTTTTTACATAAAATATTGAGATAATTAGAGGTAACACATAGCTGTTCTGCATATGCAGAAGTCTTTTTCTCTGTAATAAACTGTTGGTTGACCAATTCCCAGTATTTTTCTATAGTTTGATTTTTGGAAATCAATAGGTTTTCTTTGATATATGTTTCAGCTTCTCGTTTCATAATGGAAGCCAAAATATCCATTCTTAATAAGAGGATATTATTCCATGCTCCATTCTCAGAATGTATGACAATATCATTTTCAATGGATTGAATTTCCTTGTTTACTGTATGATAAATCGAATCAGAAAGTTTAAAAACCGGATGAAGATTATGTCTGATGAAGTGAAATTCATCTGTACTTGAAAACGACGAAAAGACTTTCTGTCCAATGACTATTTTTTGAGCTATTGTCTCGGCTCCAGTTTCCCAATGGTGATGCTGACCTGGAAAAAGAAAATGTAATTGCTGTTTACCAATAGGATAAGATTTATCATCAA is a genomic window of Chryseobacterium nakagawai containing:
- a CDS encoding SDR family oxidoreductase, which produces MAIITGAASGIGLATAKLFHEQGAKIIAADIQEQHLQKEFGDAANFPNIKIEKLDVSSLEQWNDVVKRTIESYGTIDILVNNAAIHSADTGILSTTLDSWNHLMLINSTSVFLGTKAVLPYMQKSGGGSIVNVASVAALVGGMNADAGAAAYSASKGSVRSFSKHTAQHFAKDKIRCNSVYPGGVLTPMMIKGLEAGGFSNEQLSGTGPIPLPPHVAQPHDIAYGILYLASDEAKYVTGTELVIDGGFVSQ
- a CDS encoding helix-turn-helix domain-containing protein, which encodes MEIKQVPTKLADNEIAYKRIEGIENYNKTTKCTYFLLVLFSEGSGTHFIDDKSYPIGKQQLHFLFPGQHHHWETGAETIAQKIVIGQKVFSSFSSTDEFHFIRHNLHPVFKLSDSIYHTVNKEIQSIENDIVIHSENGAWNNILLLRMDILASIMKREAETYIKENLLISKNQTIEKYWELVNQQFITEKKTSAYAEQLCVTSNYLNILCKKHLNITASDIIKQKVIQEAKQKLKFSDNSIKEISYELGFESLISFSTYFKKNTGFSPSSYRESH